In Legionella cardiaca, a genomic segment contains:
- a CDS encoding sugar transferase, with protein sequence MIKRIFDILFSCTLLLVMSPLILVIGLLIRYNLGTPIFFYQDRPGLHGKIFKIIKFRTMRDATNVQGELLPDEQRMTRLGRFLRATSLDELPQFLNVLAGQMSIVGPRPLLVEYLPLYNSEQKRRHDVKPGITGLAQVCGRNALQWEDKFKLDIWYVDNQSFWLDVKILFLTLKKVMLRDGITSEGNTTAEKFEGTKK encoded by the coding sequence TTGATTAAACGTATTTTTGATATTTTATTTTCTTGCACATTATTATTGGTAATGTCTCCGCTAATTTTAGTCATTGGACTTCTGATTCGTTATAATTTGGGAACCCCAATATTTTTTTACCAGGATCGTCCTGGTTTGCATGGTAAAATTTTTAAAATTATTAAGTTCAGAACAATGCGAGATGCTACAAATGTTCAAGGTGAATTGCTACCAGATGAACAGCGTATGACTCGTTTAGGGCGATTTCTTAGAGCAACCAGCTTAGATGAGCTACCTCAGTTTTTGAATGTATTAGCTGGCCAAATGAGTATAGTAGGTCCGCGTCCGCTATTAGTTGAATACCTTCCTCTTTATAATTCAGAACAAAAAAGACGCCATGATGTAAAGCCAGGAATTACTGGGTTAGCTCAGGTTTGCGGGCGTAATGCATTGCAATGGGAAGACAAATTCAAGTTGGATATTTGGTATGTAGATAACCAATCCTTTTGGTTAGATGTCAAAATATTATTTTTGACACTTAAAAAAGTGATGCTTCGAGATGGTATTACTAGCGAGGGCAATACAACAGCTGAAAAATTTGAAGGAACAAAAAAATAG
- a CDS encoding MBL fold metallo-hydrolase, giving the protein MLFRQLFDRESCTYTYLLASDNSKEAVLIDPVKEHVSHYIRLVEQLELKLVVTMDTHMHADHITGTGELQQLTNCQIGMGMQTQAEFVSLRFSDNEIINFDGFKLKTMYTPGHTSDSYCFLVDDKVFTGDTLLIRGTGRTDFQGGCARAQYDSLNRLLALPENTYVYPAHDYNGMTVSTIGEEKRFNPRLQVNSCDEYVAIMEGLNLPKPQKMAIAIPANLRNGLTN; this is encoded by the coding sequence ATGCTTTTTCGTCAATTGTTTGATCGTGAATCGTGTACCTATACTTATCTTTTGGCTTCTGATAACAGCAAAGAAGCTGTCTTGATAGATCCTGTGAAGGAACATGTGAGTCATTACATACGATTAGTTGAACAACTTGAATTGAAATTGGTTGTCACTATGGACACACATATGCACGCCGATCATATTACGGGCACGGGAGAATTACAGCAATTAACCAATTGTCAGATTGGAATGGGAATGCAAACTCAGGCAGAATTTGTATCACTCAGATTTTCAGATAACGAAATAATTAATTTTGATGGCTTTAAACTGAAGACAATGTATACGCCTGGTCATACGAGTGATTCTTATTGTTTTTTAGTGGATGATAAAGTGTTTACTGGAGATACATTATTAATTCGTGGAACAGGCCGCACTGATTTTCAAGGAGGTTGTGCCAGGGCACAGTACGACAGTCTGAATCGGTTACTCGCTCTGCCTGAAAACACCTATGTATATCCAGCTCATGATTATAATGGAATGACAGTAAGCACTATTGGTGAGGAAAAACGCTTTAATCCAAGACTGCAAGTGAATTCTTGTGATGAATACGTTGCTATAATGGAAGGATTAAATTTACCTAAACCACAAAAAATGGCTATTGCTATTCCAGCTAATTTGCGAAATGGACTCACTAATTGA
- the rfbC gene encoding dTDP-4-dehydrorhamnose 3,5-epimerase, which translates to MNILDTNIDEVKIIEPTIHGDERGFFYESFQDIRYQNMLGIKDSFVQDNLSRSRKGVLRGLHFQSRHPQGKLISVLAGEVFDVAVDIRLGSPTYGQWVSVVLSAENRRQLWIPKGFAHGFYVLSPSADFFYKCTDYYYPEFELAINYNDPALSITWPSENEIQLSAKDLAAKNLNDIDHHLLPQYDCKKFVEKELI; encoded by the coding sequence ATGAACATACTCGATACGAACATTGATGAGGTTAAAATTATTGAACCAACGATTCATGGTGACGAGAGGGGTTTTTTTTATGAATCTTTTCAAGATATTCGCTATCAAAACATGCTTGGGATTAAGGATAGTTTTGTGCAGGATAATCTGTCGCGTTCACGCAAAGGGGTACTGCGTGGATTGCATTTCCAAAGTCGCCATCCTCAAGGAAAATTAATTTCAGTACTGGCAGGTGAGGTTTTTGATGTTGCAGTGGATATTCGCTTAGGTTCACCTACTTATGGGCAGTGGGTGAGTGTGGTACTTTCTGCTGAAAATCGACGTCAATTGTGGATTCCTAAGGGGTTTGCTCATGGTTTTTATGTTTTAAGTCCCTCGGCAGATTTTTTCTACAAATGTACTGATTATTATTATCCTGAATTTGAGTTGGCAATCAATTATAACGATCCGGCCTTATCCATCACTTGGCCTTCTGAAAATGAAATTCAACTTTCTGCTAAGGATTTAGCTGCTAAAAATTTAAATGATATTGATCACCATCTATTACCCCAATATGATTGCAAAAAATTTGTAGAAAAAGAATTAATTTGA
- a CDS encoding polysaccharide ABC transporter ATP-binding protein — translation MNWILKVENLSKVYRLGAGATHHGTIYEQLSKKVKTVFGKRKDNVQVEEDITKKSEKVVVSEAQTEGLSPGYFWALKDIDFEIKPGERIGLIGQNGSGKSTLLKILSRITAPTYGEFRYRGHLISLLEVGTGFHPELTGRENVYLNAAINGLTRKQINQRFSDILEFSELGTQIDTPVKRYSSGMYMRLAFSVAAFLESEILLIDEVLAVGDADFQKKCKEKMLEVANDGRSVIFVSHDMKSIESICKKTIEISHGKIATIKDIIVTNDLESNESNLIDLANQVTEEPIPVLPPSVHPVNVIETQPKCSLRAEQNWELDSIQIPNVVRLLSCRLKGEDGKIQEKFTVNENIHLQIKFDVLSPHAKFTIRMDLMSSSGLRLFSCMDNACFTSNNAERQSGLYHEEVIIPKELLNEGQFNISIYIIETGAVEPGIAQMDCLTMKIIEDHLPIGARSNWEGSWPEGMLRPKLAWKIIPQNGIGDILKEAELLNEISK, via the coding sequence ATGAACTGGATATTAAAGGTTGAGAACTTAAGTAAGGTATATCGTTTAGGCGCTGGTGCAACTCATCATGGAACTATCTATGAACAGCTCTCAAAAAAAGTTAAAACGGTTTTTGGAAAGAGAAAAGATAATGTTCAAGTAGAAGAGGACATAACAAAGAAATCTGAAAAAGTTGTTGTCTCGGAAGCCCAAACTGAAGGACTTTCCCCTGGGTATTTTTGGGCGTTAAAAGACATCGATTTTGAGATAAAGCCTGGCGAAAGAATTGGTCTTATTGGTCAAAATGGTTCTGGTAAAAGCACATTATTAAAAATTTTATCAAGAATTACCGCGCCTACTTACGGTGAGTTTCGCTATAGAGGTCACTTAATTAGTCTACTGGAAGTCGGCACAGGTTTTCATCCAGAATTAACCGGACGAGAAAATGTTTATTTAAATGCTGCTATCAATGGATTGACGAGAAAACAGATTAATCAGCGTTTTAGCGATATTCTTGAGTTTTCTGAACTTGGCACTCAAATAGATACCCCTGTTAAGCGTTATTCATCAGGGATGTATATGCGTCTTGCTTTTTCTGTCGCGGCCTTCCTTGAATCAGAAATTTTACTGATCGATGAAGTTCTAGCTGTAGGAGACGCGGATTTTCAAAAGAAATGTAAAGAAAAAATGTTGGAAGTGGCTAACGATGGACGTTCAGTTATTTTTGTAAGCCATGACATGAAATCTATCGAATCCATTTGCAAGAAAACAATCGAAATATCCCATGGAAAAATCGCCACGATTAAAGATATCATTGTCACAAATGATTTAGAATCAAATGAAAGTAATCTGATTGATCTCGCCAATCAGGTTACAGAAGAGCCTATTCCTGTTCTTCCACCATCTGTTCATCCGGTTAATGTTATTGAAACGCAACCAAAATGTTCGCTTCGTGCGGAACAAAACTGGGAATTAGATTCAATACAAATTCCTAATGTTGTGAGGTTGTTGTCCTGTAGGTTAAAAGGTGAGGATGGAAAAATCCAGGAAAAATTTACGGTAAATGAAAATATTCATTTACAAATTAAGTTTGATGTATTAAGTCCGCATGCAAAATTTACTATTAGAATGGATTTAATGTCATCTAGTGGTCTAAGATTATTTTCTTGTATGGATAATGCCTGCTTCACCTCGAATAATGCTGAGCGCCAATCAGGTCTTTATCATGAGGAAGTAATTATCCCTAAAGAGCTTTTGAATGAAGGCCAGTTCAATATCTCAATTTACATTATAGAGACAGGTGCGGTCGAGCCTGGTATTGCCCAGATGGACTGCTTGACTATGAAGATTATTGAAGATCATTTACCTATTGGTGCTCGTTCAAATTGGGAGGGCTCCTGGCCTGAGGGTATGTTACGTCCTAAACTGGCTTGGAAAATTATCCCCCAAAATGGAATTGGAGATATCTTGAAAGAAGCAGAGCTTCTTAATGAAATTTCTAAATAA
- a CDS encoding ABC transporter permease, whose protein sequence is MSEEKLLKETVIKAGDIQPLKTYLKDLWQYRMLLWVFTARDIKVRYSQTVLGFGWLILSPLITVGVFTFVFGFMIKIPTDGLPYLLFYLVAIIPWYGFMAMINMSMGAVEGNAGLVNKIYFPRLLLSGTYTLSAAIDYLIGFGLIVICALIYGLFNYHLFILFPLLLLIQCMYAMGLGLLLAPFSARYRDIRLFVPLALQFYYFANPVLYPVSASPSWLRLWYEFNPMSMIICAYRDALKGGWPNPEQFVFGFSAAILIFVIGFTFFRKHEQSIVDAL, encoded by the coding sequence ATGAGTGAAGAGAAGTTGCTAAAGGAAACAGTAATTAAAGCCGGTGATATCCAACCTTTGAAAACTTACCTGAAGGATCTATGGCAGTATCGAATGCTTCTTTGGGTATTTACCGCAAGAGATATTAAAGTCCGATATTCACAAACTGTCTTAGGTTTTGGTTGGTTAATTTTGTCACCACTTATTACGGTTGGGGTATTTACCTTTGTTTTTGGCTTTATGATTAAGATCCCAACAGATGGATTGCCTTACCTATTATTTTATCTTGTAGCCATTATACCCTGGTATGGATTCATGGCTATGATTAACATGAGCATGGGAGCTGTAGAAGGAAATGCCGGCTTAGTCAATAAAATTTACTTCCCCAGATTATTGTTAAGTGGTACTTATACGCTATCTGCAGCGATTGATTATTTGATAGGGTTCGGATTAATAGTAATATGTGCCCTAATTTATGGCCTTTTTAATTATCATTTGTTTATCCTTTTTCCTCTTTTATTATTGATTCAATGCATGTATGCAATGGGTTTGGGATTGCTTCTTGCACCGTTTAGCGCGCGTTACCGCGATATTAGATTGTTTGTTCCACTAGCCTTGCAATTTTATTATTTTGCCAACCCGGTTTTATACCCTGTTTCTGCTTCTCCATCCTGGTTACGTTTATGGTATGAATTTAATCCCATGAGTATGATTATCTGTGCCTACCGTGATGCGTTGAAAGGAGGGTGGCCAAATCCAGAGCAGTTTGTTTTTGGATTTTCAGCTGCGATTTTGATATTTGTGATTGGATTTACTTTTTTCAGAAAACATGAACAATCTATAGTAGATGCATTATGA
- a CDS encoding cytidylyltransferase domain-containing protein → MKILAIIPARAGSKRLPGKNVRLLDGKPLIAYTIMAAQKAACCNQIVVSTDSQEIADISLQYGASVPWLRPESLAEDSSDVIYAVIDMLERYQSMNINFDSVLLLQPTSPFRKPDTIKQAVEMHIASGLSVVSVNSVAMKPSWYRTIDTNGNLSPSELFNNSLIPEETSPLYKLNGSVYIASTEQIMTNKSFYSSPTKALIVAKTSEGIDVDTVLDWALVEKLVELKEETLP, encoded by the coding sequence GTGAAGATCTTAGCAATTATACCAGCAAGAGCTGGGTCCAAACGATTACCAGGTAAAAATGTGAGATTACTTGACGGGAAACCATTAATTGCTTATACCATCATGGCTGCGCAGAAAGCTGCTTGCTGCAACCAAATCGTAGTCTCTACGGATTCCCAGGAAATAGCAGATATCTCTTTGCAATACGGTGCCAGCGTACCTTGGCTAAGACCAGAAAGTTTAGCTGAAGATTCATCCGATGTTATTTATGCAGTCATCGATATGCTGGAACGCTATCAGTCAATGAATATTAATTTTGATAGTGTATTGTTGCTTCAACCGACGTCCCCTTTTCGTAAACCAGATACAATAAAACAGGCTGTTGAAATGCATATTGCCTCTGGTTTAAGTGTTGTGTCGGTTAATTCCGTCGCGATGAAGCCATCTTGGTATAGAACTATTGATACGAATGGCAATTTAAGCCCAAGTGAACTATTCAATAATAGTTTAATTCCCGAGGAAACGTCTCCTCTATATAAACTAAACGGTTCAGTTTATATAGCAAGTACTGAGCAAATAATGACAAACAAGTCGTTTTATAGCTCGCCAACAAAGGCGCTTATTGTCGCTAAAACTAGCGAAGGAATAGATGTGGATACGGTCTTGGATTGGGCTTTGGTTGAGAAATTGGTTGAATTAAAAGAAGAAACTCTTCCATGA